Within Porites lutea chromosome 2, jaPorLute2.1, whole genome shotgun sequence, the genomic segment CgaaattaattttgtaattacagtcaactccttTATAGCGGACGCTGTTGGGaccttgagttagtgtcctcattagcgagagtccgtaatagcgagagttTATTTCACTCAAACatctataatttatttttgcctgggatttagctgctgtccttATTATTGAGGTGTCCGTTATAACGGGTGTCTGCAAGGCCTGAGTTGAATATAATAAGTTTATagaaatttactgcgatgatggaaaatttggaaaatttactgcgatgatcattcttcacttttatctacaaccgcagttcaaaaatgaaaaataaattttatttcatatatactttaCATCAGTAATATTAATGCTATgaaaaagcataattatgtggTTTTCCTTGACAGGAAACTCTTAACGAAGATTTCAGAGAAACGCCGGACAATTACCTGGCAGAAAGAACCAAGGAAGCTAATCTGCAGTCCAAAATAAATACATGTGAATATAATATCACCAGGCTACAGAAGATGGTAGAGGAGAAGATAAAAGAAGTAGAGGAGATCACAGCTGAGAAAGAGGAACTCGAATCAGACATTCAAAATACGCTCCAAAAACTATGGGCTAAAGAAACGGAGCTCCACAACCAACGAGAGTCTTCCGTAGAGAACGAGAAACGCTTGCTTGACAGCTTGAAGCAGGAGAAAGCGCATTCACAGCAGCTTGAGATTCAGGTTCAGCTTTTGAcaaatcaaaatgaaatgttacaaGAACAGGTTTTTCAGCTGGAACATAAACTGTCAGTAGCGAAAGAACATGCTGCAAATGCAGAGCATAAATTGCCACTCGAGTGTACCAATGAATCTTTGAGAACGGTGACTCTTGGATTGATGGATCAAATAGCTGATGGAACGCCAGCTCatgatcaaaacaaaacaaggcgTTGCTCCGCTGATATGTTATCTAGTCCAATTTCAGAAAATGCAAGTTACTATTCAAGCAGTTCTGAAAAATATAGCGACAGAGCAGATGGTGAGCAAGACGATCTTTCTGAAGAATTCAAGGCCATGACTTTGAGAGAACAGGACAATTGCCTTCAAGGAGAGATGAAAACCGTAACATTGAGCATTGAGGACCTTTGGCACAAAATCACTGATGCTGACTTTAAATTCCATGATAAAACAACGTTCGTACGAAAAGACTCAAAAAGTCTTCTAAGGGATATTTACCGGGCATACTGTAAAGAAAAATCAAAGGTAGTGGATTTAAACGAACAGAATGCTCGGCAGTTGAGGCATTTGGAAGAAGTCCAAGAAGCTCTTTGCGTAACTGAAGGTAGGATCCAACGGATTTGGGTCAATTTCTCTCTTCATGAAGAGAAAGACGAGGAAATCCATGGGCCTTGGACAAACGGGGATCCAAAAACAGAGGTAACAGAAGGATCTCTTGAGAGGATTGAAAGCCTTCTTTCCAGGTATAAGGCTACTTTGGAAGAAAATCAAGATCTGAAGCGACTAAGCGTTTCATATGAAGATAAACTGAGCGAATTGAAAGGTCTTGTGGCAAAATTAAGACAAGAAGTAGGGGAAATTTCAAAAGAACTTGAAATAAAATGTGCAAGATGGGAGGAACTCAGGCTTTCGATGAACAAAATTATTGAAGACAAGGATATTGAAATTGAGATACTTAAAGAGCAACttcaagagaaagaaaaaagagaaaagcaaaTAAACATTGAAGACTACGACGCTGGAATGGGCACTAAATGCCCGGACGAGATCCTGGAAAAACTGTTGCGAAGTAAAGAAAACGATCTTGATGCACACAAACGAAAACACGAAAGTGAAGAATTGGGCTTACAAGAAGAGATTCGAGACTTGCGTGAAACATTAGAAAAGGTGAGTCGTGGCAAAAACGATCTACAGGAATACTGTAATCTACTTAAAGAGGCCTTACAGACATCAGAATTGGAAAGTAACGCTGTTCTGGAAAGAGAGAAGTCTCTTAAGGAGTCGATAGAGCAAGGGAAAAAGAGGGAAGAGAAACTATATCTCGTCGCTAGAGAGCTTTACGAAGAGGTTCAAATAGAGAAGCACGAAGCGTTCTCTCATGAAGCAACTAGTGCCGCTTTGTTTGAGAAAGTAAAATGCCTGGAAATGGCAATTCAGGCAAATGAGCAAGAGAGACAAGTGGACAAAAAGAACCTCAAAAATTCCAAGGAAACGGAACAGTATTTACAGTGCTCATTGCAACAAGCGTTAGCGGAGCTTTTTGAACTGAAAGCTAAACATGATACTGTTCCTGAAGAAGGCAAGGACCGACCAGCAGCAGAACATCGAGATGAACAGCAAAGGTTATTACTAGAGCGCCTGGAAGAGGTCGGGACTGTTCTTCGTTCCACGTTGGAAAAGGCCGTCAGGGATTTGCAAGAAAACGTACTAAGAGTAGATGAATTCTGCGAGGAGAACAAGAGACTTAGGAAAGAAGTTAACCAAAGTAAAATGACTTCAAATGCGTTAAAGAAGTCCAACCTACGTCTTGAAGCGTCGCTTCAAGCAATGAAGGACAATCTACTGGATGAGGTTAAGGCTAAAAAGGAGCTTGAAGTTTTGTTAGTGAAATCAAACGATAAGTGGGAACCGAAACAAACGGAATGCAAATACAACCAAAGCTTTGACGAGCAGTTCACTTCATCGCAACTGCCCGGCATAAGAGAAGCAGATACAAGTGATACATTTGCATCTACGAGTGAGTCCTGTTTACAAAGCCAGAAGAAAAGTGGGAAGCTTAAAGGTTTCGGAAAGCGGAAGCTTATTCCCAAGGCTATTAGTAAACACTTGAGTTCCTCTTcttcaaattttgaaaagagCCCCAGGTGCGACATCCTTGAGAAAACAGAAATAACAGAGCGAGAACAGCGATTGCGAAATATTTTGATGACTGTTCAACGCGATAAAGAAGAGCTCGAACAGGACGTAGAATCACTATCTGATGAGCTTCAAAGAGCAAAGGCGCAACTTCAGAACTATGAAAATTTAAACGAAAACATGCGAGAAGAAGCTAACAGGAACGTTCGAGAAACATTGGAAATAAAGAAGATCTTGGAAGTCATTTATGGAAGGACAAAGCGCGCTCATAGCCTCATAAACAAAGACATTCACAGCCTGCTAGAGATTTCAAAGGCGAAGGACAAGCAGTTGAGGAAGTGCGAGTTATTTTCTGGACAATATGAGAAGGAAAATACCGAATTGCAAAGACAAGCAGCAGCACTAAAGGAAAAACTCGAAGATGAAGTGTCTCTCAAAGACGCAGCGCTTGGAGAAATAAGGCAGCTAAGACTTTCGTTGCAAAatgtccttgaatctaaagaaAAGTGTGTGGCACAGTCGGAATCACCCCTACTGATCACTAACTTGAACTCCGATCTCATTTTACCTCACATGGGAAAGGAAGAGGTTCGTACTATATTAAAAGAAATCCTAGTAGAAATTGAAAATTCCAATTCCGAAGAGATTAATCGCCTGAAACAAAGGACCGCTAAATTAATGGAGGAGCTTTGTGTTATTCGACAAGATAACGAGTATCTGAGAAATCTGGTTGACGCCGGTTTGCTTGAGGAACTACAAAAGGCGGAGGAGAGAATAACCTTCCTTAATGGTCAGCTTAAAGTTAGCCAAGAAAGGCACAACGTACTTAGAGAGGCTTCCATCCAAGACAAGGTTAACGCAAACGACGAGGTGGAGAGGTTGTATGAACGTTACGCTGAGATGAAGGTAACAATTAAGAACAACGAGGGGGCTTTAGAAAGAAGTAAGGAGATGGAGGAAGCATTGATTAACGAAAATAATCAGCTTCATGAAGAGTTAGAGTCCTTCAAAGAGCGTTTTGGTGCGGACGGTTTGTTACCGATTACGGAGAAGGCTGAAACAAAAAGGGCAATGGAAGGATGGAAAAGAAAATGCCAACGGCTTCAAGAAAGCTTCGAAAAAGAAAGGAGGGCCTTGAAAGAAGAAAATACCTGGCTGCATAGGCAGTTGGCCGAGGAAAGTTCTTTATGCACTGAACTTCAACATCGTAAAGCTGAACTTGAAAATTCCCTTGAAAAATCAGAGGAAAAAATACGGACAATGCATAGAAAACTGGAAGAACGGCAAGACGCTCTAGCTTGTCTTGAGGAAAAGCGTGTTATACTTGAAACTAAGCTTTCATGTCTTGAGAAGGTGAACGGGGAACTGCAAAATGAATTGAGCAAAGAAAGGTCCGAGGCCGAGGGGAACCTCTTGGATATGCGCACCGAGTTCGAGGCCACGGCCAAAGATCTGAAACGGCACCAGCGGGAAGGGAACAATCTAGTCACCAAAGTGTTTCTGCTGgaaaatgcaaaagaaaaactgcAACAGGAACTCAACGAAAAAGAGCGTAAGATGACGATTAGTTTGGAATCTCTTGCGGAAGAGCGAAGTAGGCTCAGCGAGAAGGTCAGAGACCTGAGGATTTCCCTGGAGGAAGAAGTCAGGAGAAGATTAGATCTCGAGGAAAAGATGCAACAGATTGTCAAAATTTCAGTGATGGAAAAGGAACAGAATCAGCTGAATGCCATTGCGGAATGTCCGAGTTTTGAGCAGATTGGGAAGGTAAGATCTCAACAATATAATATAGGACCATCTGGTACAATTATTACTACTAACGTTCGAGGCCGATAGTATTAATTCTTTTGTATGATCTCTTAGCAGACAAAACTGAGGGATGGATTCAAAACAGACTTAAATAATCCACTTCAACAGACATCAATAGATGGAGACTTTAGCACGCTGTCGCAAGAGTTCACTTCCAGAGACAATACACATCTTTCCTAAGTACGCTATTTATTAGGTTCGGCTTTCAGTATTGTCTCAGAGTcgccaaaaaaaatgtcaatctaCTTTCAATGAATTTCGTAAATCTCAAGACACCAACATATACTGGGAGATATCCGTCTAACTTTCagtgtagaaaaaaaattctcaaataaagtgcatttcaCATCTCTTACGTCCGATGTCTAATtcagaaattcaaaattaaagagCAGGAAAGCACGGgcgttacgccgcaaaatgtaataatcgccgcaaaatgtaataagaatcgccgcaaaatgtaataacattgacgcaaaatgtaataaaattttcaacgcagaatgtaataatctttcaacgcaaattgtaataacttttctaacgcataatgtaataacgcaaaatgtaataatttccgaaTAACGCCGTGCATGCTATTTCAAAATCCGTTGACAGTTTCCCATAATTATCCAAAAATTATAACCCAAACCAAATTACCCATACACCCTCCCCCTCAAGTGGTCAA encodes:
- the LOC140927152 gene encoding uncharacterized protein isoform X1, with the translated sequence MVEEKIKEVEEITAEKEELESDIQNTLQKLWAKETELHNQRESSVENEKRLLDSLKQEKAHSQQLEIQVQLLTNQNEMLQEQVFQLEHKLSVAKEHAANAEHKLPLECTNESLRTVTLGLMDQIADGTPAHDQNKTRRCSADMLSSPISENASYYSSSSEKYSDRADGEQDDLSEEFKAMTLREQDNCLQGEMKTVTLSIEDLWHKITDADFKFHDKTTFVRKDSKSLLRDIYRAYCKEKSKVVDLNEQNARQLRHLEEVQEALCVTEGRIQRIWVNFSLHEEKDEEIHGPWTNGDPKTEVTEGSLERIESLLSRYKATLEENQDLKRLSVSYEDKLSELKGLVAKLRQEVGEISKELEIKCARWEELRLSMNKIIEDKDIEIEILKEQLQEKEKREKQINIEDYDAGMGTKCPDEILEKLLRSKENDLDAHKRKHESEELGLQEEIRDLRETLEKVSRGKNDLQEYCNLLKEALQTSELESNAVLEREKSLKESIEQGKKREEKLYLVARELYEEVQIEKHEAFSHEATSAALFEKVKCLEMAIQANEQERQVDKKNLKNSKETEQYLQCSLQQALAELFELKAKHDTVPEEGKDRPAAEHRDEQQRLLLERLEEVGTVLRSTLEKAVRDLQENVLRVDEFCEENKRLRKEVNQSKMTSNALKKSNLRLEASLQAMKDNLLDEVKAKKELEVLLVKSNDKWEPKQTECKYNQSFDEQFTSSQLPGIREADTSDTFASTSESCLQSQKKSGKLKGFGKRKLIPKAISKHLSSSSSNFEKSPRCDILEKTEITEREQRLRNILMTVQRDKEELEQDVESLSDELQRAKAQLQNYENLNENMREEANRNVRETLEIKKILEVIYGRTKRAHSLINKDIHSLLEISKAKDKQLRKCELFSGQYEKENTELQRQAAALKEKLEDEVSLKDAALGEIRQLRLSLQNVLESKEKCVAQSESPLLITNLNSDLILPHMGKEEVRTILKEILVEIENSNSEEINRLKQRTAKLMEELCVIRQDNEYLRNLVDAGLLEELQKAEERITFLNGQLKVSQERHNVLREASIQDKVNANDEVERLYERYAEMKVTIKNNEGALERSKEMEEALINENNQLHEELESFKERFGADGLLPITEKAETKRAMEGWKRKCQRLQESFEKERRALKEENTWLHRQLAEESSLCTELQHRKAELENSLEKSEEKIRTMHRKLEERQDALACLEEKRVILETKLSCLEKVNGELQNELSKERSEAEGNLLDMRTEFEATAKDLKRHQREGNNLVTKVFLLENAKEKLQQELNEKERKMTISLESLAEERSRLSEKVRDLRISLEEEVRRRLDLEEKMQQIVKISVMEKEQNQLNAIAECPSFEQIGKQTKLRDGFKTDLNNPLQQTSIDGDFSTLSQEFTSRDNTHLS
- the LOC140927152 gene encoding uncharacterized protein isoform X2 → MVEEKIKEVEEITAEKEELESDIQNTLQKLWAKETELHNQRESSVENEKRLLDSLKQEKAHSQQLEIQVQLLTNQNEMLQEQVFQLEHKLSVAKEHAANAEHKLPLECTNESLRTVTLGLMDQIADGTPAHDQNKTRRCSADMLSSPISENASYYSSSSEKYSDRADGEQDDLSEEFKAMTLREQDNCLQGEMKTVTLSIEDLWHKITDADFKFHDKTTFVRKDSKSLLRDIYRAYCKEKSKVVDLNEQNARQLRHLEEVQEALCVTEGRIQRIWVNFSLHEEKDEEIHGPWTNGDPKTEVTEGSLERIESLLSRYKATLEENQDLKRLSVSYEDKLSELKGLVAKLRQEVGEISKELEIKCARWEELRLSMNKIIEDKDIEIEILKEQLQEKEKREKQINIEDYDAGMGTKCPDEILEKLLRSKENDLDAHKRKHESEELGLQEEIRDLRETLEKVSRGKNDLQEYCNLLKEALQTSELESNAVLEREKSLKESIEQGKKREEKLYLVARELYEEVQIEKHEAFSHEATSAALFEKVKCLEMAIQANEQERQVDKKNLKNSKETEQYLQCSLQQALAELFELKAKHDTVPEEGKDRPAAEHRDEQQRLLLERLEEVGTVLRSTLEKAVRDLQENVLRVDEFCEENKRLRKEVNQSKMTSNALKKSNLRLEASLQAMKDNLLDEVKAKKELEVLLVKSNDKWEPKQTECKYNQSFDEQFTSSQLPGIREADTSDTFASTSESCLQSQKKSGKLKGFGKRKLIPKAISKHLSSSSSNFEKSPRCDILEKTEITEREQRLRNILMTVQRDKEELEQDVESLSDELQRAKAQLQNYENLNENMREEANRNVRETLEIKKILEVIYGRTKRAHSLINKDIHSLLEISKAKDKQLRKCELFSGQYEKENTELQRQAAALKEKLEDEVSLKDAALGEIRQLRLSLQNVLESKEKCVAQSESPLLITNLNSDLILPHMGKEEVRTILKEILVEIENSNSEEINRLKQRTAKLMEELCVIRQDNEYLRNLVDAGLLEELQKAEERITFLNGQLKVSQERHNVLREASIQDKVNANDEVERLYERYAEMKVTIKNNEGALERSKEMEEALINENNQLHEELESFKERFGADGLLPITEKAETKRAMEGWKRKCQRLQESFEKERRALKEENTWLHRQLAEESSLCTELQHRKAELENSLEKSEEKIRTMHRKLEERQDALACLEEKRVILETKLSCLEKVNGELQNELSKERSEAEGNLLDMRTEFEATAKDLKRHQREGNNLVTKVFLLENAKEKLQQELNEKERKMTISLESLAEERSRLSEKVRDLRISLEEEVRRRLDLEEKMQQIVKISVMEKEQNQLNAIAECPSFEQIGKTKLRDGFKTDLNNPLQQTSIDGDFSTLSQEFTSRDNTHLS